The proteins below are encoded in one region of Flavobacterium nackdongense:
- a CDS encoding RagB/SusD family nutrient uptake outer membrane protein, which produces MKNITIIKSFCVTILLSGILGCSDTLKEEVETFYSAEQVFSTKEGIETAVNGLYTTMSGYDYYGSGLIGLVYPISGRFYSNQTASADATSLNCTPENIWLPKMWGQMYATINVANNIIYNIENNGVVLDNEDFALAQARFIRGLTYFELVRLFGAVPLRTAPTTIANLHLAKSPKSVVYEQIISDFQFAKLKLPEAGKYLSDRPLKWAAYGYLAKVYMTLAGEDGGDPSKWQLANNEAIQMVGKYSLTTTYGELFTVGIENTKESIFELQFSQIGATRTSDVVRMFTPSNSTLAPPTSPTFGRIRPNKEVYDAHKNQYPGDPRIAATFIFDSYPRYPSGNQNIYPKQLTGNQSFACIRKFLDPGYNGTTTSRNTIVFRYADVLLMLAEIENELRGPAGAYQYVNLVLTRARNSVTPAAVQPANWAGMDQAQFRTRIMKERQYELLSEGHDWFDTRRRGYAYFKSEILDNHNNYAPNKTSGVDWIYPISEKNMLLPIPATELAGNQKLTAADQNPGY; this is translated from the coding sequence ATGAAAAATATAACTATAATAAAATCATTCTGTGTTACTATTCTACTAAGTGGAATTTTAGGTTGTAGCGATACTTTAAAAGAGGAAGTAGAGACTTTCTATAGTGCAGAACAAGTCTTCTCAACCAAAGAAGGAATTGAAACGGCTGTCAACGGACTTTATACAACGATGTCAGGATATGACTATTACGGTTCCGGGTTAATAGGATTAGTGTATCCCATTTCTGGGCGTTTTTATTCCAATCAAACGGCAAGTGCCGATGCGACTTCTTTGAATTGTACTCCGGAGAATATTTGGCTTCCCAAAATGTGGGGCCAAATGTATGCTACCATCAATGTGGCTAATAATATTATTTACAATATCGAAAATAATGGAGTTGTATTGGATAATGAAGATTTTGCACTTGCGCAAGCTCGTTTTATACGCGGATTAACCTATTTTGAGTTGGTTCGATTATTCGGCGCTGTTCCATTGCGTACTGCTCCAACAACTATCGCTAATCTGCATTTAGCTAAAAGCCCAAAAAGTGTAGTTTATGAACAAATCATATCCGATTTTCAATTTGCTAAACTTAAACTTCCAGAAGCAGGAAAATACTTGTCTGACAGGCCTTTAAAATGGGCTGCTTATGGATACTTGGCAAAAGTATATATGACATTGGCTGGTGAAGATGGCGGCGATCCATCAAAATGGCAATTGGCAAATAATGAAGCCATCCAAATGGTTGGAAAATATTCTTTGACCACTACTTACGGCGAATTATTCACTGTTGGAATTGAAAATACTAAAGAATCGATTTTTGAGTTGCAATTTTCTCAAATTGGCGCTACTAGAACTTCCGATGTAGTTCGTATGTTTACCCCATCGAATAGTACTCTTGCGCCACCAACTTCGCCCACTTTTGGTAGAATTAGACCTAACAAAGAAGTGTATGATGCGCATAAAAACCAATATCCTGGCGATCCAAGAATAGCAGCTACCTTTATTTTTGATAGTTATCCAAGATATCCGTCTGGAAATCAAAATATCTACCCAAAACAATTAACCGGTAACCAGTCTTTTGCTTGTATTAGAAAATTTTTAGATCCAGGCTACAACGGAACTACCACCAGCAGAAATACTATTGTTTTTCGGTATGCCGATGTGCTTTTGATGTTGGCTGAAATCGAAAATGAATTGCGAGGTCCAGCAGGTGCATACCAATATGTAAATCTAGTATTGACTAGAGCTAGAAATAGCGTTACCCCAGCCGCTGTGCAACCAGCAAACTGGGCCGGAATGGATCAGGCGCAGTTCAGAACGCGAATAATGAAGGAAAGACAATACGAATTATTGAGCGAAGGACATGATTGGTTTGATACACGCAGAAGAGGATATGCTTATTTTAAATCTGAAATACTAGACAACCATAATAATTACGCGCCTAATAAAACCTCCGGTGTAGATTGGATTTATCCAATTAGCGAAAAGAATATGCTGCTGCCCATTCCAGCTACTGAGCTGGCAGGAAATCAAAAATTGACAGCCGCAGACCAAAATCCAGGATATTAA
- a CDS encoding sulfatase family protein gives MIKRVTLVCTAILFLACTLGVNSQNDNKKGKASKPNIIYIMADDLTIQAISAYGGIYKDIAPTPGIDRLAKEGMLFQDVLCTNAICGPSRAAILTGKYSHINGFYKNENGGQFNSNQWTFPQEFQKNGYQTSLFGKWHLGTDPVGFDVFKIHASAGQQGLYWNPVYNENGVEVKEKGYSTNIETSFALNWLDKDRDKKKPFMMILQYKAPHRPWEPDKKYEDLYENIEMPYPATFNDDYKGREKTAGDTEMTMNHFSRRDMKLTTPPELKGKDKLKWEFYGAKNGEIVQPEGMSAEEGRKWRYQTYIKDYLACVKSVDDNIGLLLKYLDDNNLTENTMVVLTSDQGFYLGDHGFFDKRFIYEESLRMPFLVRFPKAVKAGSENNDVISNIDFASTLLDVAGIKTTEKVQGRSFKKILEGNTPSNWRQSMYYHYYEFPYWHHVQPHYGIRTQRFTLAHFYYSMDVWELYDLEKDPMQIHNEINNPEYKEVIVKLKSELKGLMKGYGNDKTIAQFKEISDKNFGSIIERSSDEDVNSILNGKK, from the coding sequence ATGATAAAAAGAGTAACATTAGTATGTACAGCGATTTTATTTTTAGCTTGTACTTTGGGTGTAAACAGTCAAAATGATAATAAAAAAGGGAAGGCTAGTAAACCCAATATTATTTACATTATGGCCGATGATTTGACCATTCAAGCCATTAGCGCTTACGGCGGAATCTACAAAGATATTGCACCAACTCCAGGCATCGACAGATTAGCCAAAGAAGGTATGCTTTTTCAGGATGTATTGTGTACCAATGCGATTTGTGGCCCAAGTAGAGCGGCAATTTTAACTGGAAAATACAGTCATATCAATGGTTTTTACAAAAATGAGAATGGAGGCCAATTTAATTCCAATCAATGGACTTTCCCTCAAGAATTTCAAAAAAATGGCTATCAAACCAGTTTGTTTGGCAAATGGCATTTAGGCACCGATCCCGTAGGATTTGATGTTTTCAAAATTCACGCTTCCGCAGGACAACAAGGGTTGTATTGGAATCCTGTTTATAATGAAAATGGAGTAGAAGTTAAGGAAAAAGGCTATTCGACCAACATCGAAACCAGTTTTGCTTTGAATTGGTTGGATAAAGATCGTGATAAAAAGAAACCTTTTATGATGATTTTGCAATACAAAGCCCCGCACAGACCTTGGGAACCCGATAAAAAATATGAAGATTTATATGAAAACATCGAAATGCCCTATCCGGCTACTTTCAATGACGATTATAAAGGTCGCGAAAAAACTGCGGGTGATACCGAAATGACTATGAATCATTTCAGCCGAAGGGATATGAAATTGACAACGCCTCCAGAATTGAAGGGAAAAGATAAGTTGAAGTGGGAATTTTATGGCGCCAAAAATGGGGAAATTGTGCAACCCGAAGGAATGTCTGCAGAGGAAGGTCGTAAATGGAGATATCAAACCTATATCAAAGATTATTTGGCTTGCGTAAAATCGGTCGATGATAATATTGGTTTGCTACTAAAATATCTTGACGATAACAATTTAACCGAAAATACAATGGTGGTGCTCACCTCAGACCAAGGCTTCTATTTGGGTGACCACGGTTTTTTCGATAAACGATTTATCTACGAAGAATCTTTAAGAATGCCATTTTTGGTGCGTTTTCCGAAAGCCGTAAAAGCTGGATCTGAAAATAATGATGTCATTTCGAATATTGACTTTGCATCCACTTTATTGGATGTAGCGGGTATCAAAACCACTGAGAAAGTGCAAGGAAGAAGTTTCAAGAAAATTCTTGAGGGTAATACACCGTCCAATTGGAGACAGTCGATGTATTATCACTATTATGAATTCCCTTATTGGCACCACGTTCAACCGCATTATGGAATTAGAACCCAACGATTTACATTGGCACACTTTTACTATTCGATGGATGTTTGGGAGTTGTATGATTTAGAAAAAGATCCGATGCAAATTCATAATGAAATCAATAATCCAGAATATAAAGAGGTTATCGTAAAATTGAAATCTGAATTAAAAGGTTTAATGAAAGGATACGGTAATGATAAAACTATTGCCCAATTCAAAGAAATATCAGATAAAAATTTTGGATCAATTATTGAAAGATCCAGTGATGAAGATGTTAATTCAATTTTAAACGGAAAAAAATAA
- a CDS encoding sulfatase: MKKSIVFVLLLACSIQYSNAQSATKKNILFIAVDDLKPLINAYGQTQMVTPNFDRLAKSGVIFQNAEVQQAVCGPSRACVMTGTYPDRTKVWDLQTDFRESAPELISMPEYLISQGYETTAIGKIFHKGSAAAGHDGKSWSIPHTQPENFDPKYGAPAFGYYQSKETKAQMVSLMKEAEEKGMKKENAQRNYAFKRLKPSTESADVSDEAYQDGIYTVEALKKLQMLASGTKPFFLGVGYQRPHLPFVAPKKYWDLYKRENIKLAANQNLIDGTPDFAYHSFGELRAFTDIDDNLKVGDRVPEDKQKELIHGYMASISYIDAQLGKLLDELDRLKLTNNTIIVLWGDHGYHLGDHTLWNKHSNFEQATRIPFMFSGPGVAKNVKVTSPVELIDVFPTLFDLVNVKQSAQTDGKSLITLLDTNSKNNIKTEIALSQYPRQGNKMGYSIRTERYRYTEWHGNSYNTEKPYDAANIVGVELYDFVSDPLETKNHAKEANYKATAAELQSKLMVKLNEINKRNIYKAHPSTRKGGENEEEGEGTKGAKPKNGKQGNKDKAANEDGFTKKNFEE, from the coding sequence ATGAAAAAATCAATTGTTTTCGTATTGCTACTAGCTTGTAGTATACAATATTCTAATGCGCAAAGTGCAACTAAAAAGAACATTCTGTTCATTGCAGTCGATGATTTAAAACCGCTGATCAATGCCTACGGTCAAACTCAAATGGTTACTCCTAACTTTGATCGATTGGCCAAAAGCGGGGTTATCTTTCAAAACGCCGAAGTGCAACAAGCCGTTTGTGGTCCTTCGAGAGCCTGTGTTATGACAGGGACCTATCCGGATAGAACCAAAGTTTGGGATCTCCAAACCGATTTTAGAGAATCGGCTCCAGAATTAATTTCTATGCCAGAGTACTTGATTTCGCAAGGATATGAAACCACTGCTATTGGAAAAATTTTCCATAAAGGTTCTGCTGCTGCTGGCCACGACGGAAAAAGTTGGAGTATTCCGCATACCCAACCGGAGAATTTTGATCCCAAATATGGAGCTCCAGCCTTTGGGTATTATCAAAGTAAGGAAACCAAGGCTCAAATGGTAAGTTTAATGAAAGAGGCTGAAGAAAAAGGAATGAAAAAGGAAAATGCCCAAAGGAATTATGCTTTCAAAAGATTAAAACCCAGTACAGAATCTGCCGATGTGTCGGATGAAGCCTATCAAGATGGTATTTATACTGTGGAAGCCCTCAAAAAATTGCAAATGTTGGCGAGTGGCACTAAACCTTTTTTCTTGGGAGTTGGCTATCAAAGACCTCATTTGCCTTTTGTTGCACCTAAAAAATACTGGGATTTATACAAAAGAGAAAATATCAAATTGGCAGCCAATCAAAATTTAATCGATGGGACTCCAGATTTTGCCTACCATTCTTTTGGTGAACTAAGAGCTTTCACGGATATTGACGACAACCTCAAAGTAGGAGATCGTGTTCCTGAAGACAAACAAAAAGAGTTAATTCACGGATATATGGCGAGTATTTCCTATATCGATGCTCAATTGGGCAAATTATTAGATGAATTAGATCGACTGAAATTAACAAATAACACCATTATCGTGCTTTGGGGAGATCACGGATACCATTTGGGCGACCATACGCTTTGGAACAAACATTCTAATTTTGAGCAAGCCACTAGAATACCTTTTATGTTCTCAGGACCGGGAGTAGCCAAAAATGTTAAAGTTACCAGTCCGGTTGAATTAATAGATGTATTTCCGACACTTTTTGACTTGGTAAACGTAAAACAATCCGCTCAAACCGATGGTAAATCCTTGATTACCTTATTGGATACCAATTCTAAAAATAATATCAAAACAGAAATTGCTTTGAGCCAATATCCACGTCAAGGAAATAAAATGGGATACTCGATAAGAACCGAGCGATACAGATATACCGAATGGCACGGAAACAGCTACAACACCGAAAAACCTTATGATGCAGCCAATATTGTTGGAGTAGAATTGTATGATTTTGTATCCGATCCATTGGAAACTAAAAACCACGCGAAAGAGGCCAATTATAAAGCTACAGCTGCAGAATTGCAATCGAAGTTGATGGTAAAGCTAAATGAAATCAACAAAAGAAATATCTATAAAGCCCATCCTTCTACACGAAAAGGTGGAGAAAATGAGGAAGAAGGGGAAGGTACAAAAGGCGCAAAACCTAAAAATGGGAAACAGGGAAATAAAGATAAAGCCGCTAATGAGGACGGTTTTACAAAGAAAAATTTTGAAGAGTAG
- a CDS encoding SusC/RagA family TonB-linked outer membrane protein, which produces MKSKFKFLFFILLPFVAFSQNSIKGTVSDESGVLLPGASVMIKGTTNGVMTDIDGNFSLNLKSEQNTIIVSFMGYKTKTVDVSNRNKEKIKIILVSEVEQLGEVVLVGYGEVKKKDVTGSVISLKLSDSNVNQAQGVENLIQGRAAGVVVTSQGFDPTSPISVQIRGVNSLTSNTQPLYVVDGIVMGSATEGAADPLSGGSSYLAPQNAMGGINPRDIESIQILKDASSTAIYGSRGSNGVILITTKKGKAGVTKFSYNVTTKAGNVARNIDVLGHTDYATYQNETRQLNGLPPNFIVDPNGKVSDLTGAELKGINWSDDVYKTSLSYNHRLTISGGGSEANNYYMAAGYVSAEGVVPNAYSKQTDFSLNLNNKLTNNLKLATKIAITSGKNSSSKGTENLGGTNNSMVRQIISAAPFAGYTLNYYGAPTDDIDDIVDGPNAWIKDYDDNSEELRGLGSLNLEYTISKVFKYRLLVGLDYRKVNRQIWYGTSIQRGAQANGEAGLTVMDRFRYNVDNTLMFNKRFNSNHKIDGTVGVIVDESNMKQISYQASNFPLKDLRADGITTGQVFQALNYNVIPESLLSFLGRFNYTFKEKFNFTATVRSDGSSKFASGNQFSTFPAFAFAWQIHREKFMDGFTKLNEAKLRLSWGLTGNQGIRPYQTITPYGPTANPYFNSTGAGITALVPTTLANPNLIWETTSQFNTGIDLSFFNKRLTTTIDVYYKETSDLLQYLNIGPSSGYKNITANQGDLINKGAEFTISADIIKSKNFLWNVYGNISKYKNEIANLGLPPAEFGSNTYSAFLGNQVSAGNTFKTPANIFIEGKESGLFWGYQTDGIINNSEELALASTFGGIAPRLGDVNLVDQNGDKIIDAKDKTIIGNPNPDFTYGFGSNVEYKGLSLNIFFNGVTGNDVANGNLLREDYATGNPDNIRPRAYNNAWTATNTEGTYPRTGYSNTLVEGTGFTDRIVEDGSFLRLTNVTLGYRIPIEIKAINSMDLSFSAYNLLLFTDYSGYDPEVNSFAFDPLRTGLDWQSFPNQKSFSLALNVSF; this is translated from the coding sequence ATGAAATCGAAATTTAAATTTTTATTTTTCATTTTGCTGCCTTTTGTTGCTTTCTCGCAAAACAGTATAAAAGGAACTGTTTCCGATGAATCAGGTGTATTGCTTCCCGGCGCCAGCGTAATGATAAAAGGAACTACCAATGGAGTAATGACCGATATCGATGGGAATTTTTCACTCAATCTAAAAAGTGAGCAAAATACCATTATCGTCTCTTTTATGGGGTACAAAACCAAAACGGTCGATGTATCCAATAGAAATAAAGAAAAAATAAAAATTATTTTGGTTTCCGAAGTGGAGCAACTCGGCGAAGTTGTTCTAGTGGGCTACGGCGAGGTAAAGAAAAAGGATGTAACCGGATCTGTTATTTCTTTAAAACTTTCCGACTCCAATGTCAACCAAGCACAAGGGGTCGAAAACTTAATTCAGGGTAGAGCTGCCGGTGTCGTAGTAACCTCGCAAGGATTTGATCCCACGTCGCCTATTAGTGTACAAATTCGCGGCGTGAATAGTTTGACTAGTAATACCCAACCATTATATGTTGTCGACGGAATCGTAATGGGGTCGGCTACTGAAGGTGCCGCAGATCCATTAAGCGGAGGAAGTAGTTATTTAGCGCCTCAAAATGCCATGGGAGGTATCAATCCGAGAGATATCGAAAGTATTCAAATTCTCAAAGATGCATCCTCCACGGCTATATATGGTTCTCGCGGTTCGAATGGTGTAATTCTTATTACTACCAAAAAAGGAAAAGCAGGGGTAACAAAATTCAGTTATAATGTTACTACAAAAGCAGGAAATGTTGCCCGCAATATTGATGTTTTAGGGCATACCGATTATGCTACTTATCAAAATGAAACCAGACAATTGAATGGGCTGCCACCTAATTTTATTGTAGATCCCAACGGTAAAGTAAGCGACTTAACGGGTGCGGAACTCAAAGGAATCAATTGGAGTGATGATGTTTACAAAACTTCATTGAGCTACAACCATCGTTTGACAATTTCAGGTGGAGGATCCGAAGCCAATAATTACTATATGGCTGCAGGCTATGTTTCTGCCGAAGGGGTTGTTCCAAATGCATATTCAAAACAAACTGATTTTTCATTGAATTTAAACAATAAATTAACCAATAATTTAAAATTAGCTACAAAAATCGCGATAACCAGTGGCAAAAATTCCTCTTCTAAAGGAACAGAAAATTTGGGTGGTACCAACAATAGTATGGTAAGACAAATCATTTCTGCTGCACCTTTTGCAGGCTATACACTCAATTATTACGGTGCGCCAACAGATGATATTGATGATATCGTCGATGGACCCAATGCTTGGATCAAAGATTATGATGATAATTCAGAAGAGTTAAGAGGTTTAGGATCGCTAAATTTAGAATATACGATTAGTAAAGTTTTCAAATACCGACTGTTGGTAGGTCTTGATTACAGAAAAGTAAACCGACAAATTTGGTATGGAACTAGTATTCAAAGAGGGGCTCAAGCTAATGGTGAAGCGGGTTTAACCGTGATGGATCGCTTTAGATATAATGTCGATAACACCTTGATGTTTAACAAAAGATTCAATAGCAATCATAAAATTGATGGAACTGTTGGGGTTATTGTGGACGAATCCAATATGAAACAAATTTCGTATCAAGCTTCGAATTTCCCTTTGAAAGATTTAAGAGCAGATGGCATAACAACAGGGCAAGTTTTTCAAGCTTTGAACTATAATGTAATCCCAGAATCATTATTGTCCTTTTTAGGTCGTTTCAATTATACTTTTAAAGAAAAATTCAATTTTACTGCAACCGTTCGTTCGGATGGTTCAAGTAAATTCGCTTCGGGCAACCAATTTTCTACTTTCCCAGCATTTGCTTTTGCTTGGCAAATACATAGAGAAAAATTTATGGATGGCTTCACCAAACTGAATGAGGCAAAATTACGTCTCAGTTGGGGTTTAACCGGAAATCAAGGAATCAGACCTTACCAAACCATTACACCATACGGACCAACCGCTAACCCGTACTTTAATTCGACTGGAGCTGGAATAACCGCTTTGGTGCCAACCACTTTGGCTAATCCTAATTTAATTTGGGAAACAACTAGCCAATTCAACACCGGGATAGACTTGTCTTTCTTCAATAAACGATTGACCACTACCATCGACGTGTATTACAAAGAAACATCAGATTTACTACAATATTTGAATATTGGTCCTTCCTCAGGTTATAAAAATATTACCGCAAATCAAGGAGATTTGATCAACAAAGGTGCCGAGTTTACGATCTCTGCCGATATCATCAAAAGCAAAAACTTTCTTTGGAACGTTTATGGAAACATCTCCAAATACAAAAATGAAATTGCAAATCTTGGTTTGCCACCAGCAGAGTTTGGTTCGAATACCTATTCAGCATTCCTAGGAAATCAAGTATCAGCAGGAAATACGTTCAAAACTCCAGCGAATATTTTTATCGAAGGTAAAGAGTCTGGTTTGTTTTGGGGATATCAAACAGACGGTATCATAAACAACTCAGAGGAATTAGCATTGGCTTCCACTTTTGGAGGCATCGCACCACGATTAGGCGATGTGAATTTAGTCGATCAAAATGGAGATAAAATTATTGATGCCAAAGACAAAACAATTATAGGAAATCCAAATCCAGATTTCACCTACGGTTTTGGGTCCAATGTAGAGTACAAAGGATTGAGTTTGAATATTTTCTTCAATGGTGTTACCGGAAATGATGTCGCCAATGGAAATCTTTTGAGAGAGGATTATGCTACAGGAAATCCTGATAACATCCGACCAAGAGCGTATAACAATGCTTGGACAGCGACCAATACAGAAGGAACCTATCCAAGAACCGGATACAGTAATACTTTAGTTGAAGGAACTGGTTTTACGGATAGAATTGTGGAAGATGGTAGCTTCTTGCGATTAACGAATGTAACATTAGGATATAGAATTCCTATCGAAATTAAAGCGATTAATTCTATGGATTTATCCTTTTCAGCCTATAATTTATTGTTATTCACAGATTACAGTGGATACGATCCAGAGGTCAACAGTTTTGCCTTTGACCCATTGCGTACGGGACTAGATTGGCAGTCATTCCCAAATCAAAAATCTTTTTCCTTAGCCCTAAATGTTTCATTTTAA
- a CDS encoding glycoside hydrolase family 3 N-terminal domain-containing protein: MIRNKNKGYALTLVVVLCSLYSFTKLNQEEQKPPYMNPKLPVEERVKDLMSRMTLEDKVYQMCQYVGLEHMKSAESELSPEELEKNDAKGFYPGLRPSDIARLATEGKIGSFLHVVTAEEANQLQKLAQQSPLKIPLLIGIDAIHGNGLVSGSTIYPSPISQAATFADDLIKEGSKQTALEMRANGMHWSFTPNIDVLRDPRWGRTGETYGEDPYLVGNMGIATILGMQSDNFTGNDHVIACAKHLIAGSSSVNGLNAAPTDVSLRTLYEIFLPPYRRAVKEANVFSIMAAHNEVGGVPGHMDKSMMTDLLRSRWNFNGFYVSDWNDVSRIDIWHHVAKDFKQSIEFSVNAGMDMNMHGPKFDKLLIELVKEGKVNEERVNYACRKILEAKFRMGLFENPFVDIKTASKVNFAEAHQKNALEQARRAIVLQTNPKNILPLSTNGNGKTIFITGPNANNQTTLGDWVSPQPDKNIVTMVQGITKIGTESGYQVNYFDSGDRSKEITDDKIDLAAQKAATADITVLVLGENSFRHDWSRKTTGENIDRATLKLSGNQLKLANKIMDLGKPVIVVYVSGSPIAEPELQQRAAAVLNTWETGAFAGQATAEILFGKINPSGKLPLTIPRSVGQLQMVYNYKPTAFIHKYNSESKLPLHPFGFGLSYTTFSVSAPKLSKNDFSAKDDVISVSVEVSNTGKMDGEEVVQMYVRDDISSFTRPVKELKGYKRVALKAGETKTVTLDIKAESLAMYDRDYNFVVEEGSFTIMVGNSSEDKNLKKATLNVSNTITLEKSTKE; encoded by the coding sequence ATGATACGAAATAAAAATAAAGGTTACGCACTAACCTTAGTGGTAGTGCTATGCTCATTGTATTCGTTTACGAAACTGAACCAAGAAGAGCAAAAGCCACCGTACATGAATCCGAAACTCCCTGTAGAGGAGCGCGTAAAGGATTTGATGAGTAGAATGACTTTGGAAGATAAAGTCTATCAAATGTGCCAATATGTTGGTCTGGAGCATATGAAATCGGCCGAATCTGAATTATCTCCTGAAGAATTAGAAAAAAATGATGCAAAAGGGTTTTACCCCGGTTTAAGACCTAGCGATATTGCCCGTTTGGCTACCGAAGGGAAGATAGGTTCGTTCCTTCATGTGGTTACCGCAGAAGAAGCGAATCAATTGCAAAAATTAGCGCAACAGTCTCCTTTGAAAATTCCTTTGTTAATCGGAATTGATGCCATACACGGCAATGGATTGGTGAGTGGTTCAACTATTTATCCGTCACCAATTTCCCAAGCAGCCACTTTTGCTGATGATTTAATCAAGGAAGGGAGTAAACAAACGGCTTTAGAAATGAGAGCCAATGGTATGCATTGGTCATTTACGCCCAATATTGATGTACTTCGTGACCCAAGATGGGGACGCACAGGAGAAACCTATGGCGAAGATCCTTATCTAGTGGGCAATATGGGAATAGCTACTATTTTAGGAATGCAGTCCGACAATTTCACGGGTAATGACCATGTTATAGCTTGTGCTAAACATCTTATTGCCGGAAGTTCCTCTGTCAATGGACTAAATGCCGCTCCAACAGATGTATCTTTAAGAACTTTATATGAGATTTTCTTACCACCTTATCGCAGAGCTGTAAAGGAAGCAAATGTGTTTTCTATCATGGCCGCGCACAACGAAGTGGGAGGTGTTCCTGGACATATGGACAAATCGATGATGACCGATTTACTGCGCAGCCGATGGAATTTTAACGGTTTTTATGTAAGTGATTGGAATGATGTTTCTAGAATAGACATTTGGCATCATGTGGCCAAAGACTTTAAGCAATCGATAGAATTTTCAGTAAATGCAGGAATGGATATGAATATGCACGGTCCTAAATTCGACAAGCTTCTTATTGAATTGGTAAAAGAAGGAAAAGTCAATGAAGAACGTGTTAACTACGCTTGTCGCAAAATCTTGGAGGCTAAATTCCGTATGGGTTTATTCGAAAATCCATTTGTTGATATTAAAACAGCTAGCAAAGTAAATTTTGCTGAAGCGCATCAAAAAAATGCTTTGGAACAAGCCAGAAGAGCCATTGTTTTGCAAACCAATCCTAAAAATATTCTACCTCTTTCAACCAATGGTAACGGGAAAACTATATTTATTACAGGGCCTAATGCCAATAACCAAACTACTTTGGGCGATTGGGTTTCTCCTCAACCAGACAAAAATATTGTTACCATGGTGCAGGGAATTACAAAAATTGGGACTGAATCCGGATATCAAGTGAATTATTTTGATTCAGGTGATCGCTCTAAAGAAATTACCGATGACAAAATTGATTTGGCTGCACAAAAAGCCGCCACTGCCGATATTACTGTTTTGGTTTTAGGAGAAAACTCTTTCAGACACGATTGGAGTCGCAAAACTACAGGCGAAAATATAGATCGAGCCACCTTGAAACTTTCCGGAAATCAATTGAAATTGGCAAACAAAATAATGGATTTAGGGAAACCTGTTATTGTAGTGTATGTTAGCGGCAGCCCGATAGCTGAACCCGAATTACAACAACGTGCTGCAGCTGTTTTGAATACATGGGAAACGGGTGCTTTTGCAGGCCAAGCCACAGCGGAGATTTTATTTGGAAAAATTAATCCGAGTGGGAAATTGCCTTTAACCATTCCGAGAAGTGTCGGTCAATTACAGATGGTTTACAATTATAAGCCGACAGCCTTCATTCATAAATACAATAGCGAATCAAAACTTCCGCTTCATCCTTTTGGATTTGGTTTAAGTTATACTACTTTTAGTGTGTCGGCTCCTAAATTGTCTAAAAACGATTTTTCGGCCAAAGATGATGTAATTTCGGTATCAGTTGAAGTGTCTAATACTGGCAAAATGGATGGCGAAGAAGTGGTTCAAATGTATGTTAGAGACGATATCAGTTCGTTTACCCGTCCTGTAAAAGAATTGAAAGGATACAAAAGAGTAGCGCTAAAAGCAGGCGAAACTAAAACAGTAACCCTAGATATAAAAGCCGAAAGTTTGGCTATGTATGATCGCGATTACAACTTTGTGGTAGAAGAAGGTTCGTTTACTATTATGGTCGGGAACTCTTCTGAAGATAAAAATTTAAAAAAAGCAACACTAAATGTTAGCAATACAATAACATTAGAAAAATCAACTAAGGAATGA